In the Rhodopirellula bahusiensis genome, one interval contains:
- a CDS encoding VOC family protein, producing MDLKNTGCDVAYDHIGIPTIHPSEGEVYHPDICAHILSVKTDALRIEKIRFDADAPFPDDVKTRTHVAFKVDSLSEAIFGKQIVMPPTEFKPGIRFAFVDIEGVLIEFFEIG from the coding sequence TTGGACTTGAAGAACACTGGCTGTGACGTCGCGTATGACCACATTGGAATCCCAACAATCCATCCTAGCGAAGGCGAAGTTTATCATCCGGACATTTGTGCGCATATTCTTAGTGTGAAAACAGATGCGTTGCGAATCGAAAAGATTCGCTTCGACGCTGATGCGCCGTTCCCCGATGACGTTAAGACACGGACTCACGTTGCGTTCAAAGTAGACAGTCTGAGCGAGGCAATTTTCGGAAAGCAAATCGTAATGCCACCGACGGAATTCAAGCCCGGGATCCGATTTGCCTTTGTCGATATCGAGGGTGTACTGATCGAATTTTTTGAAATCGGCTAG